One part of the Zingiber officinale cultivar Zhangliang unplaced genomic scaffold, Zo_v1.1 ctg93, whole genome shotgun sequence genome encodes these proteins:
- the LOC122037841 gene encoding tryptophan synthase beta chain 1 yields MAASANSVIGNPIVGLAKSSPSSSAFLGARIHLRGERSGRSASASPSSALAVSCAMSGNVAAVEAEKNGKPGLGSRPDSFGRFGRFGGKYVPETLMYALFELEEAFRALSKDEDFQKELDGILRDYVGRESPLYFAERLTEHYRRSNGEGPHIYLKREDLNHTGAHKINNAVAQALLAKRLGKKRIIAETGAGQHGVATATVCARFGLECIVYMGAQDMERQALNVFRMRLLGAEVRGVHSGTATLKDATSEAIRDWVTNVETTHYILGSVAGPHPYPMLVREFHAVIGKETRKQALEKWGGKPDVLVACVGGGSNAMGLFHEFVDDTDVRLVGVEAAGFGLDSGKHAATLTKGEVGVLHGAMSYLLQDDDGQIIEPHSISAGLDYPGVGPEHSYLKDIGRAEYFSVTDEQALEAFKRLSRLEGIIPALETSHALAYLEELCPTLPDGAKVVLNCSGRGDKDVHTAIKHLQL; encoded by the exons ATGGCTGCTTCGGCGAACTCTGTTATCGGAAACCCTATCGTCGGCCTCGCCAAGTCATCTCCGTCGTCGTCGGCCTTCCTCGGAGCCCGAATCCACCTGCGAGGCGAGCGGTCGGGCCGTAGCGCCTCCGCTTCGCCATCATCCGCCCTTGCTGTTTCCTGCGCCATGTCTGGGAATGTCGCGGCCGTTGAGGCGGAGAAGAATGGAAAGCCTGGATTGGGGTCGAGGCCGGATTCCTTCGGCCGTTTCGGACGGTTTGGGGGGAAGTACGTGCCGGAAACCTTAATGTACGCCCTCTTCGAACTGGAAGAGGCGTTCCGGGCGCTCTCGAAAGATGAGGACTTCCAG AAAGAGTTGGATGGAATTCTCAGGGATTATGTCGGCCGAGAAAGCCCACTTTACTTTGCAGAACGGCTCACAGAGCATTACAGACGCTCTAATGGTGAAGGTCCACATATTTATCTGAAGAGAGAAGATCTTAATCATACAGGTGCTCACAAGATCAATAATGCTGTTGCACAAGCCTTACTTGCCAAAAGGCTGGGAAAGAAGCGTATCATAGCTGAGACCGGAGCAGGTCAGCATGGAGTTGCTACTGCTACAGTTTGCGCTCGGTTTGGCTTGGAATGTATTGTTTATATGGGTGCCCAGGATATGGAAAGGCAAGCCCTCAATGTATTCAGAATGAGGCTTCTTGGAGCAGAG GTAAGAGGTGTCCATTCTGGAACTGCCACACTCAAGGATGCCACATCAGAAGCTATACGTGACTGGGTGACCAATGTTGAGACTACACATTACATTTTAGGGTCTGTAGCAGGTCCACATCCTTACCCAATGCTTGTTCGAGAATTTCATGCAGTCATAGGCAAAGAGACAAGAAAGCAAGCTTTGGAGAAGTGGGGTGGAAAGCCAGATGTTCTTGTTGCATGTGTTGGTGGAGGCTCAAATGCCATGGGACTCTTCCATGAATTTGTCGATGATACAGATGTAAGATTAGTTGGTGTAGAGGCTGCTGGATTTGGGTTGGACAGTGGTAAACATGCAGCAACGTTAACAAAGGGAGAAGTGGGGGTTCTACATGGTGCCATGAGTTATTTGCTGCAGGATGATGATGGTCAAATCATCGAGCCTCATTCTATAAGTGCTGG GTTGGACTACCCTGGAGTTGGACCTGAGCACAGTTATTTGAAGGATATTGGCCGTGCTGAATACTTTAGCGTCACAGATGAACAGGCTTTGGAAG CTTTCAAGCGGCTGTCACGCCTGGAGGGCATCATCCCTGCTCTGGAAACCTCTCATGCACTGGCCTACCTGGAAGAACTTTGCCCAACTCTCCCAGACGGCGCTAAGGTGGTTCTCAACTGCAGTGGAAGGGGAGATAAGGATGTCCATACTGCTATAAAACATCTTCAACTATAA